DNA sequence from the Schistocerca americana isolate TAMUIC-IGC-003095 chromosome 2, iqSchAmer2.1, whole genome shotgun sequence genome:
ggaatcagtcaatcACTGGGTGAAGTAGTTTTCAGTGCTAGCAGGACCACAGGTATTACATTTAGCTGGTGCAGAGAAAGTTGCCATTAACAACAAAAAGATGATTGCTATATAATAAAGGTACAGGAAGTGTGTAGAGCTGGTGCAGGAAAGTAGTTCATGTTTTTTAGATAGATAGTCTTCAGGTAATGATTTGAAAATGTAGGATATAGATTCTTTCAGTAGGAGTGCAGCAACCAGCCACAGTATGGTATCCCCCATGTTTGGGAAGCATAACAGGAGAGggacatagggggggggggggggggggggggggggagagagagagagagagagagagagagagagagagagagagagagattaaacaTAACCTGGACTTCTGATTGGAACGTCTCTTGAACATCATCAAATTTAGATGGATGTTTGAGGAAGTATGCATATCACACAATAATGCACACAGTATTCTGAATGAAGAAGCTGAGGTTGTGATGGATGGCATATTTGTTGATTGACATCACAGATGTACATGGAAGAACTTTTCAACTTTGAGTTTGTAAACATGATGTAGATCTTAAGTATAATGCAAAGTCCCCTGATATTCTTATGGGACAGTAGACAAAATGTGAATCCACCATTACACTTTGGAGACACAATTAAAGTCAAAACTATGTGTTTATGTATATGAAACTTCAGCAAAAATGGCAAATGCAGTTGTGTTGATATGAAATGAAGTGTTGACTAACTCTCTTTCTTTCTCAAAGTATATCATTGTGGTTGACTGCATAGGCAAGTGTAGAAAAGTAACTGTCTCTCATTATCCAAAATAATTGAACTGTTGGCATAGGAATTGAAGCAGAAGTTTCCAATACATGTGCACAAAAAACTGTTCTTTCACTGCTTTCTCACATCTTGCGTTTTGGTTCAATGGCAAAAATAcatgtgtctcaaaccttttggatcaAATCAAAACAGCAGGTAATGGGACCACAaacgattatattgagataggagACCAGTGGTCAGaattgcatatttattgtgttatggatgtAAACAGTGTACACTGCAAGAAACAAGGTAGCACATAGTAATTGTTGAAAGCAACGACCACCAGTCTGCGGATGTACTGCAACAGTGCTTGCAGTTCCACTGCACGCTCACAAAGATTCTGGGTGTCTGTTGTATACTGCAAAAGGCAGCGGGTTATAAAACAATGTACAGCCCTGACCAGCAAACAGACATACTGTACACAATTTAGATCATAGCATACGCATCATGTGATAACCAAATGCATCACACCAGTGCTTTAACCTCTGTTGCATACACAACACTATCCCTAGTGTCAGCCGTCCATCtcatcagacagcttgtgatgtgtccatggtgTGTTGGTGTGTACAGTGCAATGTTACTTGTCACATGAGGTGGCAGGCATTCATTTGGGAAGTATGGTGCAGCAAGATGTAGTGCCCACAAAGTGGCACAAATGCACAGAGGAAGTTTTCCAAACAGCCATTGTCCTAATTGGAAGACATTTATCTCCATGGATACCAACTTTCAAGAGGAGTCATTCAACCACATAGAACCGTCAAGGATCCCGCCAAGAAAATGTGAGAACACCAGATTTTGAGGAAATGTTGTTGAATTGTGTTTTCAGCTACCCAGAAATAAGCAGCCATCAAGCTGCCCGTGAAGGCTATAGTGTGGAGAGTACTGTTGGAACACGCCTATCATAAAGAACATGTGCAAGCACTGGGATCAAGGGATTTTGAACCACACATTCATGTTGGTCAATGGATTATCCACTGTACTGCTATAGTGCTGAACTTCGTaacagtttgtattgttcacagGCAAGGTCTCATTCCCCTGGACGGACATTGTCCAAGATCCCCTAATAggaccttatttgctgcctcccTGTTTGACTAATCCACATTACTTGGTGTTTCTGTtggatgtgctgccacagttcttggagactgtattCCTTGTTGTTCACTAAAGGATGTGCTTTCAGCATGAAGGTGGATCGGCCAGTTTCAGTGTTTATGTCCACGAGCACCTAAATGACATGTACCCtcatcgctggattggaaggggagatcTTGTCTCATGACCAAGGCAGTCACTGAATCTCACAactctggactttttcctctggggttacaTCAAGATGTTGGTGCATGAAACACCAGTAAAAAAGGATGAAGATctgcttgctagggtccaagctgcctgtctccttgtacaacagacaccagggatttgagagagtgtggcagaacttCATGCGTCATTGCCATGCTTACATCAAGCCTGCcgttcgtcactttgaacagttactatgagctacatTGCTGTTATGCGGTGGTTGCTGTGTATGTATCTAACACAATTAAATATGCATTTTCGACCACTGCTtacctatctcaatataatcagtTGTGGACCCACAACCAACtgcttcaatttgacccaaaaggtttgaacCTCCTGTATACCATCTAGAACTGAACTGTTCCCTACCCAACCTTTTACCCAGTTTTGGCTCCACATAAATTCAGTTTTTCCGAATCTCATAAAATTGCTTagaaggatgagattttcacttagTGAAGAGATTATCTTTGCTGCAAGGAAAGAAgttcaaaataaatttccattgtaagagagagagagaaaaaaggaaATCCCATTGGAACAAATGTATTGAACAGAGTGaagaatatgttgagaaataaatttttgatttgcctaaagaaatttttatttttccgtATCATGGGGTACAGTACCCTATAGGTGTAATGCATTGTGAAGATGGCTTGTGGACAACAAAGACTTCTGTGATTGTGTTTGGAGGACTCAGTTTGTAAACTTATGCTCTTGCACTAAGGAGTTATATGCTCCGCTGACTATGACTATGTCAGAACAATGCCAAGTGTGGgattgctgtggccttctccaccagacatcaaggcacctagagtatcagcaaccaaactgacagcctgcagccgcgggttgcccgcttcaCAGGCACACGGAAGCGCTACACAACCAACAGGCAATATTGACGaatggccacaacaacaacaacaacaacaacaacaacacagcaaagacaccagcggccaccaggggccactactggcccacataaacataaggaagaggtcgctgcagatcccggaactattttcacacgtcaaaccacgtgatggaaaatagttccgaggtactcatccgccgaagcgctatgaAGGCCGGAGCTccgccgcacatcggcagttcatcgactgccagcagacgtggatagctgccgccccggcagcctggcctggatcttctcgctgatctctggattaggcttggtatatcggagaaatctctggtggagactagtaggaaattatttcagttgttttttatattattcttgtatgtagttgcgATTTGAAGACGGATcgctgttttgtgttggtgttatacttggagaatttgttttggttaattgaacagttcGGActtcgttagtttcttctgcttatgcAGACATAACAGGGACAATTATGTTTTTTAATGTCACATACTATTTCTCAGTCGTCCCTTGGTATGAGAGTCTAAAACAGTGACTGTAAACATTTATGTGCCACTAAGGATAAGGGTGTGCTCTATGAACCACTACAAGAGGCATTAGAGCGTGAGACTCTCACTGATCATGCAGTTAAACTCCCTAGCCACCTTCTCTCCTTGGACTTCAGGACCCACAAGGAAAACAGTTTAATTCTGGTGTAAGAGAGTAAAGATATAAGGGGCTTTCGAAAAGAAACGAGCCACAGGcacaattacagaaaccagtacgtgtatgttagaagtattgaccctggttgttgagacacttgtcccactgtgacacaagacagtgaatggctgtctcataaaattctcggggctgcgatgttaaccagttccgcacgtatagCTGGACGTTGTCCAAAGTGAATTGTTTGTCTCTTTTGCTGAGGTTCTTCTTTGACCAAAATGCCCCCCTTCTGatccacttcctgcagcatgggacaacagtgaatagccagtgttactcgcaaaccttgtcCACCCTTTgccaagcaatcaaatcaaaatgaccaggcagtctcacccatggggtcattctgctccacgacaatgccaaGCCTCATAGGGCCAACACAGTTGCGGAacgcctgcagaaattcaaatgggaggttctcggccaacCTCCATACAATCCgggcctctctccctgtgattatgccatttgtagtccccttaaaaaggctctgaggggcaaacgattcaccttggaCAACAATGTTCtgttgtacgtgcggaactggttaacatcgcagccctgggaattttatgagacagcctttCACTGCCTTATGTCACAATGGGAcaggtgtctcaacagccagggtcaatacttctaacatacaggtattggtttgtgtagttatgcctccggctcgtttctttttgaatgccccttatagaaGTGAGTGAGTGTGATTTTTAGCTATGTTTTAATTTATGTATATAATATAATTTAACAACATTTGTATTGGATTTATTAAGAGTGTTAAAAACCTCACTGTTAAAAACCTCACCTCTGCATGCTTGTCCACAAAGGGGTGCTGCAGTTAACTGATTTTTTTCAGGAGATATCAAAGTTTTCACTTTGAAACGTCTGTTGGGAAATATATATTTGATTTGGAGTAATAATATAAACAAATGAACATGCTTCAAGTACTTCCATAAATTTTAGTTCTGATGTAATTTTCAACTTTAGATTCGTATTGCAGTTGGATTCTTTATTCTGTGTTAAACTTCATATTAAACTTGGCTGCCTTTTTTGCAAGGAATTCTCCATGTTTTGTTATCATAGTATGATGTCTTGTAAAAAAAACTCTGTATATAGGACATTTTATAGTGTACTTGTATAATGTTAATCCCTTATATTCCATTTACATATGTAAAGTGTAGACAATTTTAAATTACAGCAGACTTTTTCCGGTTTTTTTTCAGATAATGATACAAGGAATTGTGAGTCTCTTTGTGACATTATATGGTGTCTTACATATAGCTGGAGACTTCAAGGAAATAAGAGCCACAGTTGATCTGGAGAATAAATCTTGGGAAACTCTGAGAAATATACCTTCATTTTATGTGTTTAGTCACAGAGGAAAAGCTTTGTCACCAAATTATGTGCCACCAatacaaaaatctgcacttgaagAGCCACAGTCATGATTTTAGAAATGGATATATTTCAAAAGTGAAGGAAAATATGTGTTTTGCACGTTTGTCTTTCACTATTTCAGTAACTAATCATTATCCATTCCTTTTTCATCTGCAGAATAATGTCTGACAAACTTTTTGTTAAATATGTTCATAATAATATTCAGTTAACATTTGATTTCAGAGTATTTTAACATCACGTTCAAGAAAGTTGAATTGAGGACAGCACATCAATTTGCAGTGTTGAATAGCATTTATTGAGTTGTTATAATGAATGTAGTAGACCTTTGAAGTTTATACTTTATTAGTTATTCTCATATATTGAGTTGTGTGTAGCATAAGATTTTGAATCCTGGCAATCTTGCTGCAGGCAGAGAGAAACCAACATGGTGCAAATAAACTTTTTGGAAGTGAAAGAAAAGATAGTGTTGTAAAAGATTATTCATTATCTGTATTCCTGCATTCATAATAAGTATGAAAGCAGGCATTTTAGGAACAGCAGCAATGGTGCAATGAAAATGATTGGGTTCAGAGTTACTTAATGCTAGGACAGGTGTTTAGGaatgggaaaacacacacacacacacacacacacacacacacacacacacacctcatgtcATCACCATCTGCACAAGCAAACTCTGTATGAAATAAAGCAAAATATGCCAGGCAAGAAGTGCATCACAGAAAAATTGTGAATCTACAAATAGTTATCAAAAGGTCAAACATCAGTGAGGTTTGCTGATGTCTTATTTGAGCTGTGAGATAatgttttattaacattttacttaTCTGTTGGAATTAAAATGTTGTATTGTATGACAAAGAGACTagtaaaaacaataaattattttccttCTTTCCCTAAAGAAACTATTCAAAATGTGTATTGTTATTGATTTGAATACATCTGTATGCAACAGCTGAACTGATTGTAACtaagatgcagtatttctttattcTGTAACAATCTCTGACTTTGATTCAAAACTCCTAACCACATCTTATCTTGCGGGGGCATCTACTGAATGGAAGTATTGACGAGCAATTGAATGGTACACCTCTCTAAGTTTCAATTCATAATACAAGCTGTGGTGTTGTTGCAGAGTGCACCACCAGGGAGCAGGGATATAATACCATGTAGACAAGTCATCTGCTGCATATTGTCATATTGAATTAGTTGTGCTTGCATATCGACCACTAAGTAGCACCAAGTAGGTAGCAGTGAATTGAGTGAATTACATGCATGTGCTCTTATGCCCTTATTGATTTATGCCACATCATAAATTGTGCCCATACTGAACACCTGTAATTTGAGTTAAAAACTAGGAGACGTGTTGTATCCAGAGAAGTGTGTTTATTTTGtctatgtcttgtagttttcacaCAGTCTTCTACTTGGAGGTACTTGTGAATAACTCTGTAGTCTTTAATGTAAAAGTCTGATTTTCTTACAATTAATATTCCACTGGCAGTACCATCACAGCTGAATTAATCTTTAAACACAGTCTGGTTGCTATGttcaagttttgttttattcataAGCAACAGTAATGCAAAATAACTGAAGTTAATAAATGTAAAACTAGCTCTCCTAAAAACACATGCACGTGTGCAAACATATGGTACTGATCACAACTTTTGTTTCTTAATAACTGGCTTCTCTCTCCTTTTATTAGTGAGCAAACTGTCTAGTCTTCAGTAATTCAGAAACACTGAAAACCAGTTTGTTACAATTCATAGATACTGTTATATCTATTCAATGGGATACCGGGTAACTAATTTCTGTGGACTTTCCTAATGTGCTTTTCATGAAAGGGTTATTTATCATAGGTTTTAAGCATTACATTACCTTTCAGAAACCTTTTCAAGGACCTTGGAATCCTTACACTCACTTCTGAATATTTTTAATCCTTAATGGTTTTTGTTTCGACAGaactgtgatatacatagtcacaTAGTCAAACAAAAATACTTTTCATTCTAAACTTTGCCTCCTTGTCCagggttcagaatggagttttcTGCTCTGGTAGTAAGATATTCAGCAAGCTCTTgtctaacataaaagaagaaattgggAAACTTTACCTATTCAACAGAAAATTAAAGACATATCTTATTAGTCACTTTTCCTATAAATTATATGAATATTTAGATTCAGAGATTCGAAAGATCTGTTAATTACATGACAAGTTGCAGTGTTTGTTACAAAGCTATAAATGGGACTCAGTATTTATAGATGTAAAAATCGTTTATTTGAAAGATACCATTGTAATCAAGTAAGTATTAAGCTACTAACAGCAGATAAACTGCAGCTATATAATAAATCTGAGAAGGCAGCAGCTTTTTTTAAGGTAGCATCATTTTTACCAGTTTACTTGATTAAATTAAAATGGCATAAGCACGGAATTATTAAATGGTATAATGATAGTTTATTGTTGATACAGTACATAGATTAAGTTTTTATCTCATGTTAATGTGTACCTTGgctcattccattttttttttttttttttttgtttttgtttgtggtatACAGGTTTGGACACGGATGTATTTTATGACGAGGAACATTATTCTTCTTTTATTGTAAATGGGTCACATAAGACAATGCAAAACACTTGATGGCCTTGCATTTATCCCAGTATTCTGCCATGCAGAAAGATTGTGACATGTGTTTGTGGTGCTCCATCCATGTCTTCTGTTTGGTCCTTTAAATTTGGTGATTAAAGTTCCTTAATATCTTTTACTGTTCGTttgtgccagttgagtctattacttttattttttgagAATGTGTGAATTTGATGGATTAGCTTGTATGGGTTTATTCCTTCTGTGTGCTCCACATTTTGGATTCATTGTGTACACATTGTGACTGTGATTTTTAAGGACGTTCCTATAGATTTCTATGTTGTCTTTGGTAGATATATTTCCTCTCTTATTccttttttcataattttacattctTTTACTTATAATTGTTGTTTTAATATTTGTACTAGAGAGTGTGTGTCTGATGCCTAGAGTGCTCCTGATTTTGTCATTGTTGTATAATGGTGGATTTTACACTTATAAAGAAAGTACTTTTGTTAACTGAAATGTAGTTCCTATTTTGTGAAGTATGGATGCTGTGGCCTTCTTTTTGTTATAATTTacagcaatccattcacctaagtgTTTAAACTGTTTGACATGGAATACTTGGTGCTCTGGTCTTGCGGTACCGTTCTCGTTTGCCCatgcatggggtcctgggttcgattcccggtggggtcttcctgcctcgagatgatgggtgttgttgtgtcatcttcatcatcatcattcatctgcattacggttggaggaaggcaatggcaaaccacctccactaggaccttgcctggtaCAGCGGCGCGGGTCTCCTGaattgtcccctacgctcctcagagtatgggacctcatcatcatcacttgGTGCTAACCTGATGCTGTTTTTATATCAGTCATGAGATTCCCCCTGAATTAAATTTATACTCCAAGTTTACCTACTTCTTACTGCAgtatttaacaattttttaaatatgtatatcAGTGATGTCTTTGGCAGTTAatgctgtgtcatctgcaaaagctagacaGTCTAATTCAACACCTTGGAGTTTAAGTCGCAGTTGGTGTGTGATGCAACTGCTCTTTTCTAATCTCTAAAACAATTTTCAGGAACATAGTTGAGTAGTAATAGAGACAGACCAACCCATGACTGTACGTCTGTGTCTATTTTAAATTTCCAGTTAATATCTGTTCTTCTGATTCTGTCTGTGTGAGTGATTCCTTTATAATGTTTTTTGTGTTCTGTGCTAATCCAGTGTCAGCTATTACTCTAAAGAGAAAAatgtttacaaactgacatggctcATTGagcatacaacaaggatcagcaATCACATAGGAACCGGGGATCTCAAAGGTCATCTGTGTCTACTAAATGGCATCGCAGTTATTTAGTCGCATGCTACAAATGAATGCCCATTACTGGAGATGCTCAAAGTTCTATCCAAATGCATGGAGAAACACTTGACATTGACACCGCATTGAACGATGCACCCTCTCAGAGATACCTGGTATATTTCAAACACATCCTGCTGCTCATTAGGTCCTCCAGTGATATAACAGGTGTCTCATACACAAGGACCTTCAGATACCCCcgaagaaaaaaatcaaatggagaCAGATCGGGTGATTGTAGTGGCCATGCAACTGGCCCAATGTGGCCAGGAAAGGTTGCCTGCAGATGTGCCCTCACTTGTTTGCTGAAATGCGCAGGGGTTCCATCATGCTGAAATCAAATGCGACAATGAATGGACATGGGAATATCATTCGGCATGTCTGGCAGAACTCTTGCAGGAATACGAGATATGTATGACTATCAAGTTGGTCCGAGAGAATAAatggcccagttaaacagtctccAATGATGCCAGCCCATACATCACCATAATGCCCTCTACTCCTGGTTTCTATGTGATTACTGATCCCTGCCATATGCCTGATGTGCCATGTCAGTCTGTAAACATTTttctgaatcaccctatatatgtgctgaatcacctaaaacttgcaccaaaagTACTGCAGaaaggaaagtgctattgatgttcagttttcacagaatggattggagtAAGGGTCTCAtaatgttagccaataaacagattgcaatATTACTTAGAAAGTGTGTTTTTTTTGCAGATGTGCACTTTTTTAAgtagaacaatgcctgttgacattaacagactaaaagtggggtaaattagaatgtcagtggtgtttgttgcaggactctaATGCCAGTtgtttacgagatatcatatttgGAAAATTCCCCACACCCAAACTTATACAATACCTGTGATAGTACCCTCTGAAGAACAACCcaggtgcatacactagttatgtggattctgttcagtaatgagacaattgaccctcatcagttgtgttcaaaatgaccaccgacagTGGCAATTCACACTTCCAGTCTGTTATGGAACAAATGCTGCTtacatgctagcatttcagtggagatgtctgagcaggctgtAGTAATTCATTATGgcatatcattgggtgtagttggtataTCCTTGTAAATAGCCTCTTTCagatttccccacagaaaaaaatttacaggcctcaaattcagggattgggatggcCGAGGTAAAgctcctctgcatccaatccaatgatttggaaacaatcTTTGTGCACTaaaggctggacagccatcatgttggtaccacaggttcctcctagtctgctgaGGAAAGTCTTCTAGCATCTATGGaaggatggtctgttaggaggctgtgatactggTGCACATTCAGTGTTATGTCTTTGAAAAATGGGTCTATGAGCTGGTGGTTCACTGTCCCACACTACATGTTTATACTCCATGGACACTGACATTCCACTTGATAAGGCCAACGGGAATTGTCAACGGACTGATAGTGCTTGTTTCGGCAGTTTACCTGGTCATGATTGGTaattgtggcttcatcactaaacaagaaacatgatatatctggagtatcctgttttaatgcccatgtgcagaagttaacatgattctcatgATAGTTTCAATGGAGCTATTGATGAAGAGAGATGTGATACGGATGGAACCCATGTCAATGGAGAATGTGTAAGACACTTGCCTAACTCATGCCATTTCCTCGTGGGATTGTGCGGGAGCTAatgtgtggatcaactgcaacagcagtaagaacattaatttcccccttttctgtcatcacttgtttccttctgttatgttgtccAGATGTTACACTACCACCTTCATGTACCTGTTCAAAGAGTTTGATAAATAATTACTGAGATGGTTAACATCTGTTGCGATATCTTGCTGCATACATTGATTGAATAAAAACCATCAGGCAAAAATCGAAAATTCAGGAtggtatgtaacaatattatgaaaaggaaagttgctacgcaGACTCAAACAAAGACGAATGTTGAACTCTGCCTGACTcatttcactcctccatccaatcatatcaccccctgttaactttctagaATTTCCTAACCTCTAACCTTGCCTCACTATCATTCCCCAAATCTCTCAACAtgtaaactaaccttacatctctagaagaaccacagtccaccgcctaaaaactgatcccgaccttataatcctacctgcagacaatggtccactactgttgttttgaactgcaaggattacctggcagaagaactccaccagctgtcagatacttccacctacaaaccttgccacagtgacccctttgcagaaatccagcaggatctccagtcactcctcagaTCCTTACGCCcaccccagaacctctccctggggtccatctctctgctcacccctaccactcccaccttctacatgattCATAAGTCCGTCAACGCAACCACACTGGACATCCCATTacagctggttactgtgcccccactgagagaatctctgctctcgtacgctaacaccttcaacctattacccggaacccaCCCTCCTATATaagagataccaaccatttcctccacccacTCTCcaaagttcctgtccctttactacACAGTGCTCtgtttgtcactattgatgccacctccatttatactaacatccctaatgtcCATGGCTAGAGGCACCTGTTTGTGGTGAAAATTTTTGCCCGATTTCATCTTTAAAAAGTTATTTCGGTATATTtttcactagtttttttttttttccatttcgtcaataattttgctaaattttatttccacttttcagcaGTAAAAGGTAAAGGAAATACATTTATGGcacatttgcagtgaaaaatattttattttagataaattgaaaaagcataaaaattatAAATCTTATTAAAACACAAATACCAAATCATGAAAGTTTGGAAAACATTTATCCTGTCCTagtctatgtacacaacac
Encoded proteins:
- the LOC124596220 gene encoding ER membrane protein complex subunit 5, with protein sequence MASLTHKLILSFGLLSLLHAAYSAAQHRSYLRITEQEFVTLPFDIMIQGIVSLFVTLYGVLHIAGDFKEIRATVDLENKSWETLRNIPSFYVFSHRGKALSPNYVPPIQKSALEEPQS